The proteins below are encoded in one region of Coturnix japonica isolate 7356 chromosome 10, Coturnix japonica 2.1, whole genome shotgun sequence:
- the RASGRF1 gene encoding ras-specific guanine nucleotide-releasing factor 1 isoform X1 — translation MQKGMRLNDGHVTYLGLLAKKDGARKGYLSKRSSDNTKWHTKWFALLQNMLFYFETDSSSRPSGLYLLEGCVCDRAPSPKPSLSAKDSLEKQHYFTVNFNHENQKTLELRTEDAKDCDEWVAAIAHASYRTLATEHEALMQKYLHLLQIVETEKTVAKQLRQQIEDGEIEIERLKAEIASLLKDNERIQSVQSSTPSEDDSDIKKIKKVQSFLRGWLCRRKWKTIIQDYIRSPHADSMRKRNQVVFSMLEAEAEYVQQLHILVNNFLRPLRMAASSKKPPITHDDVSSIFLNSETIMFLHQIFYQGLKARISSWPTLVLADLFDILLPMLNIYQEFVRNHQYSLQILAHCKQNRDFDKLLKHYEAKPDCEERTLETFLTYPMFQIPRYILTLHELLAHTPHEHVERNSLDYAKSKLEELSRIMHDEVSETENIRKNLAIERMIIEGCEILLDTSQTFVRQGSLIQVPMSEKGKITRGRLGSLSLRKEGERQCFLFSKHLIICTRGSGGKLHLTKNGVISLIDCTLIEEQESTDEDAKAPGQDIDHLDFKIVVEPKDASSFTVILVASSRQEKAAWTSDISQCVDNIRCNGLMMNAFEENSKVTVPQMIKSDASLYCDDVDIRFSKTMNSCKVLQIRYASVERLLERLTDLRFLSIDFLNTFLHSYRVFTTALVVLDKLITIYKKPISAIPARSLELLFASSQNTKLLYGEPPKSPRANRKFSSPPPLSITKSSSPSRRRKLSLNIPIITGGKALDLAALSCSSNGYASMYSSMGPFSKTTLDINKLYVSSSYPNKIPDEGEAAAEKQEEMLPSKQSSDVSVREESDTDPNQSDEAEAETSPTKSPTTPMSIKCKNSSDFSLFSYNNGVVMPSCRELDSTRSALSAASAFAIATAGANEGTPTKEKYRRMSLASAGFPTDQRNGDKEFVIRRAATNRVLNVLRHWVSKHSQDFETNEELKFRVISFLEEVIHDPELLTQERKAAANIIRTLTQEDPGDNQTTLEEVMQMAEGVKPEPFENHSALEIAEQLTLLDHLVFKKIPYEEFFGQGWMKLEKNERTPYIMKNTKHFNDVSNLIASEILRNEELTARVSAIEKWVAVADICRCLHNYNAVLEITSSLNRSAIFRLKKTWLKVSKQTKALIDKLQKLVSSEGRFKNLREALKNCDPPCVPYLGMYLTDLAFIEEGTPNYTEDGLVNFSKMRMISHIIREIRQFQQTSYKIEHQPKVTQYLLDQSGVMDEEALYGASLRMEPKLPS, via the exons CATTACTTCACCGTGAACTTCAACCATGAGAACCAGAAGACGCTGGAGCTGCGCACTGAGGATGCCAAGGACTGCGACGAGTGGGTGGCAGCCATTGCCCACGCCAG CTACAGGACCCTGGCCACGGAGCACGAGGCGCTGATGCAGAAGTACCTCCATTTACTTCAGATTGtggaaacagagaaaactgttgCCAAGCAACTCCGACAACAGATTGAGGATGGGGAGATCGAGATCGAGCGCCTGAAGGCGGAG atcGCTTCCCTGCTGAAGGACAACGAGCGCATCCAGTcggtgcagagcagcacaccCAGCGAGGACGACAGCGACATCAAGAAAATCAAAAAG GTGCAGAGCTTCCTGCGCGGCTGGCTGTGCCGCAGGAAGTGGAAGACCATCATCCAGGACTACATCAGGTCCCCGCACGCTGACAGCATGCGCAAGAGGAACCAGGTGGTGTTCAGCATGCTGGAGGCTGAGGCTGAGTacgtgcagcagctgcacatccTGGTCAACAACTTCCTGCGGCCGCTGCGCATGGCTGCCAGCTCCAAGAAGCCGCCCATCACACACGATGATGTCAGCAGCATCTTCCTCAACAG CGAAACGATCATGTTTTTGCACCAAATCTTTTACCAAGGCCTGAAAGCAAGGATATCCAGCTGGCCAACCCTTGTGCTGG CCGACCTCTTTGACATTCTGCTGCCCATGCTGAACATCTACCAGGAGTTTGTGCGGAACCACCAGTACAGCCTGCAGATCCTGGCGCACTGCAAGCAGAACCGCGACTTCGACAAGCTGCTGAAGCACTACGAGGCCAAGCCCGACTGCGAGGAGCGCACGCTGGAGACCTTCCTCACCTACCCCATGTTCCAG atccCCCGGTACATCCTGACGCTGCACGAGCTGCTGGCCCACACCCCACACGAGCACGTGGAGAGGAACAGCCTGGATTATGCCAAGTCCAAGCTGGAGGAGCTCTCCAG GATAATGCACGATGAAGTGAGTGAGACCGAAAACATCCGAAAAAATCTGGCGATAGAGCGGATGATCATCGAGGGCTGTGAGATTCTGCTGGACACCAGCCAGACCTTTGTACGACAAG GGTCCCTCATTCAAGTGCCGATGTCAGAGAAGGGGAAGATCACACGTGGGCGGCTGGGCTCTCTGTCACTGCGCAAGGAGGGTGAGCGGCAgtgcttcctcttctccaagcacCTGATCATCTGCACGCGTGGCTCTGGCGGCAAGCTGCACCTCACCAAG AATGGCGTCATCTCCCTCATCGACTGCACGCTGATCGAGGAGCAGGAGAGCACCGATGAGGATG CAAAAGCTCCAGGGCAGGACATCGACCATCTCGACTTCAAGATTGTGGTGGAGCCAAAGGATGCCTCGTCCTTCACCGTCATCCTCGTGGCATCCTCCAGGCAGGAGAAGGCCGCCTGGACCAGCGACATCAGCCAG TGCGTGGACAATATCCGCTGCAACGGGCTCATGATGAACGCCTTCGAGGAGAACTCCAAGGTCACCGTGCCACAGATGATCAA GTCTGATGCCAGCTTGTATTGTGATGATGTTGACATTAGGTTCAGTAAAACGATGAATTCCTGCAAGGTCCTCCAGATCCGCTATGCAAGCGTGGAACGGCTGCTGGAGCGGCTGACGGACCTGCGTTTCCTGAGCATCGACTTTCTGAACACGTTCCTGCACTCGTACCGTGTCTTCACCACCGCCCTGGTCGTTCTTGACAAGCTCATCACCATCTACAAGAAACCCATCAGCGCCATCCCTGCGCG gtccctggagctgctgtttgccAGCAGCCAGAACACCAAGCTGCTCTATGGCGAGCCCCCCAAGTCCCCCCGTGCCAACCGCAAGTTCTCCTCGCCGCCGCCGCTCTCCATCACCAAGTCGTCGTCCCCCAGCCGGCGCAGAAAGCTCTCCCTCAACATCCCCATCATCACGGGGGGCAAGGCGCTGGACCTGGCGGCgctcagctgctcctccaaTGGCTATGCAAGCATGTACTCCTCCATGGGCCCCTTCAGCAAGACCACCCTGGACATCAACAAGCTGTACGTGTCCAGCAGCTACCCCAACAAGATCCCTGATGAAGGGGAAGCGGCCGCAGAGAAACAGGAGGAGATGCTGCCAAGCAAACAGA GCTCAGACGTGTCCGTCCGGGAGGAGTCTGACACCGACCCCAACCAGAGCGATGAGGCAGAGGCTGAAACGTCCCCGACAAAATCTCCAACCACTCCCATGTCCATCAAGTGCAAGAACTCCTCAG ATTTCTCCCTGTTCTCCTACAACAACGGTGTGGTGATGCCATCCTGCCGGGAGCTGGACAGCACTCGCAGTGCCCTGTCTGCTGCGTCCGCCTTCGCCATCGCCACGGCAGGTGCCAATGAGGGGACCCCCACCAAGGAGAAGTACCGGCGCATGTCGCTGGCCAGTGCAG GCTTCCCGACTGACCAGCGGAACGGGGACAAGGAGTTTGTCATCCGGAGAGCAGCCACCAACAGGGTCCTCAACGTGCTGCGGCACTGGGTCTCCAAGCACTCGCAG GACTTTGAAACCAATGAGGAGCTGAAGTTCAGGGTGATCAGCTTTCTGGAGGAGGTGATTCACGACCCCGAGCTCCTGACCcaggagaggaaagcagctgcaaaCATCATCAG AACTCTGACACAGGAGGACCCGGGGGACAACCAGACCACGCTGGAGGAAGTGATGCAGATG GCTGAGGGAGTCAAACCGGAGCCCTTTGAGAATCACTCGGCGCTGGAGATAGCGGAGCAGCTGACACTGCTCGACCACCTGGTCTTCAAGAAGATCCCCTACGA GGAGTTCTTCGGGCAGGGCTGGATGAAGCTGGAGAAGAACGAGCGGACGCCGTACATCATGAAGAACACGAAGCACTTCAATGAT GTCAGCAACTTAATTGCGTCCGAGATCCTGCGCAACGAGGAGCTCACCGCGCGCGTCAGCGCCATCGAGAAGTGGGTGGCGGTAGCCGACATCTGCCGCTGCCTGCACAACTACAACGCCGTGCTGGAGATCACCTCCTCCCTCAACCGCAGCGCGATCTTCCGCCTCAAGAAAACCTGGCTGAAGGTCTCCAAGCAG ACGAAGGCTCTGATCGACAAGCTGCAGAAGCTGGTGTCCTCGGAGGGCAGGTTCAAGAACCTGAGGGAGGCTCTGAAAAA CTGCGACCCCCCATGCGTGCCCTACCTGGGGATGTACCTGACCGACCTGGCCTTCATCGAGGAGGGCACCCCCAACTACACTGAGGACGGGCTGGTGAACTTCTCCAAAATGAGGATG ATTTCTCACATCATCAGAGAGATCCGCCAGTTCCAGCAAACCTCCTACAAGATCGAGCACCAGCCCAAG GTGACGCAGTACCTGCTGGACCAGTCCGGAGTGATGGACGAGGAGGCTTTATACGGGGCTTCGCTGCGGATGGAGCCCAAGCTGCCTTCCTGA